Proteins encoded together in one Microscilla marina ATCC 23134 window:
- a CDS encoding helicase associated domain-containing protein: MAKYRLWKSFIEIVLKKYRVPDNKEFAALRSWLFTQRLRFRRGQLAQHFIDLLEELDPAWKESNRGNPTKTK; encoded by the coding sequence TTGGCTAAGTATAGGCTCTGGAAATCATTTATCGAGATAGTTTTAAAAAAATATCGGGTTCCTGACAACAAAGAGTTTGCTGCACTTAGAAGCTGGCTTTTTACCCAACGACTAAGGTTCAGAAGAGGACAACTTGCCCAGCATTTTATCGATTTGTTAGAAGAATTAGACCCTGCCTGGAAAGAATCTAATCGAGGTAATCCAACAAAAACTAAGTAA
- a CDS encoding transposase produces the protein MGYRRNCGKGRLAKPSKKKTKRKNEYSFDSASYLKDITGVDLTEVDGFSENTIINILAETGIDMSHWKNAKHFTSWAGLAPRRKISGDKLLGHFKNMNNSRIHQAFKLAAWGLNNSKCHLGALYRNLSLRKGSGIAVQAVARKLATIFYNMMKYKTPYRGKTAEEYQEQNRKRKLKALERQARKMGLKLEKI, from the coding sequence ATGGGATACAGGAGAAATTGTGGCAAAGGAAGATTGGCAAAGCCGAGTAAAAAAAAAACAAAGAGGAAGAATGAATATTCATTTGATTCTGCTTCTTATCTCAAAGATATTACTGGGGTCGATTTAACAGAAGTAGATGGTTTTTCAGAAAATACGATTATCAACATTTTAGCAGAAACAGGAATTGATATGAGTCATTGGAAAAATGCTAAACATTTCACGAGTTGGGCAGGGCTTGCACCCAGAAGAAAAATATCAGGAGATAAACTCTTGGGGCATTTTAAAAATATGAATAACAGTCGGATACATCAAGCATTTAAATTAGCTGCTTGGGGGCTCAATAATAGCAAATGTCACTTGGGAGCCTTATATCGGAACCTAAGTCTTAGAAAAGGTTCAGGGATTGCTGTTCAGGCAGTTGCCCGAAAACTAGCTACTATTTTTTACAATATGATGAAATACAAAACACCATATCGGGGAAAAACAGCAGAGGAATATCAAGAGCAAAACAGAAAACGAAAACTCAAAGCCTTAGAAAGACAAGCCCGAAAAATGGGCTTGAAACTAGAAAAAATATAA
- a CDS encoding IS110 family transposase, with protein sequence MKKSETKIKSSKASKKVNLSDELTKVRLKVAGVDIANNIHYTAVSPHLAKDNIRNFGAFTADLHRMADWFSELGIESVAMEATGIYWQSLYEILEDRGFDVVLVNARYPKNVSGRKSDVSDCSWIHTLHSYGLLPASFIPTQDVREFRTYVRQRQQLTKQKVQHMQHVGKALQLMNVKIQNVISDIEGKLGMKVIRAIAAGEHSSVELAKLHNKTLKATKEEVYFIT encoded by the coding sequence ATGAAAAAATCGGAGACTAAAATAAAAAGTAGCAAAGCCTCTAAAAAGGTGAATTTGTCTGATGAGCTAACCAAGGTTAGGTTAAAAGTGGCCGGGGTAGATATTGCAAACAATATACATTATACAGCTGTTTCACCACACCTGGCAAAAGATAACATCAGAAACTTTGGTGCTTTTACCGCAGACTTGCATCGCATGGCAGATTGGTTTAGTGAACTGGGGATAGAAAGTGTGGCAATGGAAGCCACAGGTATATATTGGCAAAGTTTATATGAAATTCTTGAGGACAGAGGTTTTGATGTGGTCTTAGTAAACGCTCGTTATCCTAAAAATGTAAGTGGACGCAAAAGTGATGTTTCTGATTGTAGTTGGATACATACATTACATAGTTATGGATTATTGCCTGCTTCTTTTATTCCTACACAGGATGTCAGAGAGTTTCGCACCTATGTACGCCAGCGGCAACAATTGACCAAGCAAAAAGTGCAACACATGCAACATGTAGGTAAAGCCTTGCAGCTGATGAATGTCAAAATACAGAATGTGATTTCAGATATTGAAGGTAAACTAGGAATGAAGGTTATTCGTGCTATTGCAGCAGGAGAGCACTCCAGTGTAGAACTGGCAAAACTTCATAATAAAACACTCAAAGCCACCAAAGAAGAAGTTTACTTTATCACTTGA